The Microcoleus sp. FACHB-831 genome segment TTATTTATTTCTCCTGAACGCACGCACGCTCAATCCGCCGAGCGGGGCAGCAGTTTAGCAATCGTGGAGCCGGACGGGACTAGACAGGGGGGAGAGATCGTAGATTTACCCGCTCCTCTAGTGAGATTGATTCTGCAAGCAGCCCGCAAGTCTGGGCTTCAAGAGTATGCTTTAGTTTATGTACTCTTTGGCTCTGGACTCAGACCCAACGAAGTTGCCAATCTCCAGCGATCGCAGTCTATTTACGATAATCACCAACATTTGCTGCAAGTAACTCAAGGTGCAATCCGCCAAGTCCCGCTAAATCAATGGATTATGGGATATCGCTATGGCTCATACACGAGAAACCCATTGACTCAATGGATCAAAACTCGCAAAGACGATCTCCCAGCAATATTTATCAACAAAGTTGGGCGACCGATGTCTGAGGTAGAGCTACGCCTGCGCTGGCAAGAAATAGTTGCTGGGATCGCCACCCCGTCCGGGAATCCTCCTGCAATCGAACAAGCCCAACAAACGTGGTGTGTCGAGATGCTAATGCGGGGCATAAACCTAGAAGCCTTAAGCATCATTACTGGCTGCGATCGCGAACAATTGCAACCCTACGTGCGGCGATCGCAACAAAAGGTGGCATTAGAACAAGCCATCCGCTTAGATCGACACCCAGTCAGCAAAATTGATAGCCCTGGTGGTTAATA includes the following:
- a CDS encoding TetR family transcriptional regulator; protein product: MSERKSTRQRLVQAALQLFAAQGVTETTTRQIAELADVNEVTLFRQFGSKHGLLLAVIEEAEVFTQLGEDLGQQANQIQGFAPALQAYAEGYLKAVEQIPEFVRSLVGEAGQYPIENQQAIGRGLAQIHRYTIQYLAAVISQEQQQSKLPAVKLASLLNTLLLGYAVIEFTTKFHELWPDREAFIADLVELFISPERTHAQSAERGSSLAIVEPDGTRQGGEIVDLPAPLVRLILQAARKSGLQEYALVYVLFGSGLRPNEVANLQRSQSIYDNHQHLLQVTQGAIRQVPLNQWIMGYRYGSYTRNPLTQWIKTRKDDLPAIFINKVGRPMSEVELRLRWQEIVAGIATPSGNPPAIEQAQQTWCVEMLMRGINLEALSIITGCDREQLQPYVRRSQQKVALEQAIRLDRHPVSKIDSPGG